ACCTTCTTCAGGAACTCGTCCCGGGTATTGCCGTTCAGGTCCTTCACCACCCGGTTGTAGGCCATGATGTTCATCTGGTTGTCGGGGAAGATCACGGTCAAAAAGAAGTTGTATTCCTCGCTGCCATTGTGCTTGGGGTTTTTGGCCTTGCGTTCCTTCCACAGCCGCCAGGCGGCTGCGCTGCGGTGGTGGCCGTCGGCCACGTACATGTATTTGAGTTTTGCAAACTCGGATTTAAGGGATCCTATGATCTGGTCGTCATCGCAGACCCACAGGGTATGCTTGACGCCGTCGTCGCTGGTGAAATCGTATTCCGGGGTCTTCTTGATCCAGTCGCCGATCAGCGAGTCTATGGCCGGGACCGCCGGATAGGTGAAGAACACCGGCTCGGTGTTGGCGTCTATGGTGCCGATGTGCCGGGTGCGGTCGTCCTCCTTGTCGGGCCGGGTGTGCTCGTGCTTCTTGATCACATCCTGGTCATAGTCCCCGGCCGAGGCCACCGCCACCAGGCCGATCTGCTGGTGGCCGCCCATGATCTGCTTGTAGATGTAGAAGCAGGGCTTTTGCTCCTGGAAAAGCCAGCCGTTGGTTTTGAATCTTTCGAAGTTGATCTTCCCCTGGTCGTAGACCTGGTCGGCGTGCTCGTCGGTCTTGGGGTCCAGGTCTATCTCCGGCCGGCTGATGTGCAGGTAGCTCTTGTCATTGCCTTTGGCCAGCTCCCGGGCCTCCTCGCTGTTGACCACGTCGTAGGGCGGCGCGGCGATGTCCTTGGCAAACTCTTTTTTGGGACGGACTGCCTTGAATGGTAGAACGACTGCCATGGATGCTCCTGATGTTATATATTAAACTTTTGTTTGACCAAATGAACGTTAATTCTATTACATTTCCCCCTAAATTTCAACCAAATAAAAAGCCCGGGAACGGACCTAACCCATACCCCTTCCCCATGGGGGAAGGGATTAAAAATCCCCCTCCTTGCGGGAGGGGGATAAAGGGGGCGGTCAAAAGCTATTTGTTCACCTGGAAGGTCCGGTCGCCATTCTCCAGAAACTTGACGATCTGGTTGGCCGCCGCCAGCCCGGCGTTGATGTTGGCCTCCGAGGTCTCGGCCCCCATCTTCTTCTTGGTGGCGTGATAGCGGCTGCCGAAGATCTCGGCGATCTCGGCGTGGCAGTCCGGCGCGATGTCGGTGGCGTACTTCAGGTCCTCGCGCTCGGCCATGGCCTTCTTCAGGCCTTCCTCGTCTATCACTTCCTTGCGGGCGGTGTTGATCAGGGCCGCGCCCTTCTTCATCTTGGACAGCAGGTCGTAGTTGATCGACTTCTTGGTCTTGTCGTTGGCCGGGATGTGCAGGGAGACATAGTCGCATTGGGAATAAAGTTCCTCTATTTTTTCTAAGACCTTGACCCCCTCGGCCTCCATCTTGGTCTTGTCCACGAAGGGATCGAAGGCATAGACCGTCATCCCGAATCCCTTGGCGATGCCGGCCACCAACCGGCCCACGTTGCCGTAGGCGTGGATGCCCAGTTTTTTGCCCCTCAGCTCCGAACCGTTGCCCTCGGTGAACTTGTTGCGGGCCAGAAAGACCATCATCCCCACGGCCAGCTCGGCCACGGCGTTGGAGTTCTGCCCCGGGGTGTTCATGGCGCAGATGCCCTTGGCGCTGGCGGCCGCCAGGTCTATGTTGTCGTAGCCGGCCCCGGCCCGGACGATGACCTTCAGGTTCTTGCCAGCCTCGATCACGGCGGCGTCAGCCTTGTCGGAGCGGATGATCATGGCGTCAACATCGGCCGCGGCCTTCAGCAGGTCGGCCTTGTCGGTGTATTTTTCCAGTTTGATGAGCTCATAGCCGGCCTCGGCGAAGATCTTGGAGATACCTTCCACCGCCACCTTGGCGAAGGGTTTTTCGGTGGCCAACAGCACTTTTTTTGCCATGATAACCTCCTGTATTTATTGATTCCCATTAATTGTTCAGCAGCATCGGAACTAACCTTAAAATGGTATCAAAACCGGCCTTAAAAGTCAACAGAAAACCGTCCCGCTTTTGGCGGGACGGTTTAGACTGACATGCGATGCCGTAAAAAGAGCTACTGATTGGCCTGGTCGAACTTCTTGATGAAGGCCACTAATTTTTCCACCCCCTCCAGCGGCATGGCGTTGTAGATGCTGGCCCGCATCCCGCCGGTCTTGCGGTGGCCGCTCAGGGTGGTCAGGCCCTCTTCGGCCGCTTCTTTCAGGAACTTCTTGTCCAGGTCCTCGGACGGGGTCCGGAAGGGGATGTTCATCAGGGAGCGGTCCTCCTTCTTCTGGACATGGCATTTGAACAGCTTGGAGTTGTCGATGGCGTCGTACAGCAGGGCGGCCTTCTGCTCATTGATCTTCTGCATGGCCGGCACCCCGCCCAGGGCCAGCAGGTGCTCGCACACCAGCTTGATGATGTAGATGCCGTAGCAGGGCGGCGTGTTGTACATCGAGCCGCCTTCCACGTGGGTCTTATACTTGAGCATGGTGGGGGTCTCGGGCTTGGAGAAGTCTATCATGTCGTCCCTGATGATGACCACGGTCACCCCGGACGGACCCATGTTCTTCTGGGCCCCGGCGTAGACCAGGGCGAACTGGTTGATGTCCACCACTTTTGACAGGATGTCCGAGGACATGTCCACCACCAGCGGCACGCCCTTGGTGTCGGGGAAGCTCTTCCAGGAGGTTCCGAAGATGGTGTTGTTGGTGGTCATGTGGAAATAGTCGGCGTCGGGGCGGAACTCCTTGGGATCAAGGGCCGGCAGGTGGTTGAAGACCTCCGGCTCGGAAGTGGCTATCACTTTGATGTCGCCGTAGCGCTTGGCCTCGGCGATGGCCTTGGTGGCCCATTCTCCGGTGTTGACGTAGTCGGCCTTGTTGGATTTCTTCATCAGGTTAAGCGGGATCATGGCGAACTGCATGGAGGCCCCGCCCTGCAGGAACAGCACCTTGTAATTGGCCGGTATGTTCATCAGTTCCCGGATAGCCTTCTCGGCCCCGTCGATGATCGACTGATAGACCTTGGAGCGATGGCTCATTTCCATCACGGACATCCCGGAGCCCTGGTAGTCCAGCATCTCGTCCGCGGCCTTTTTCAAAACCGCCTCGGGCAGCATTCCCGGACCGGCCGAAAAATTGAAAACCCTCTTTGCCATATCAAACTCCTTATATTAATATTGTTGATTCAAATCTGTGTTGAAGGCCGGCTTACCAGACTACGTCCGCCGCAGGCGGACGTAGTCTGGTGGAGCTGACCCTCCTCCGGCGGACTACTGCCCAGCATGGAGGAATAATGATGTGGGATTCTGCGCCTACGGCGCATCCGCCGCCGCCCAACTCCAAAGCATTCCTGCCGGCGGAGAACCCTGCTAACTTCGTTAGCCCTGGGTTCTCATTTAATGTTGTATGGTGCCCTCCTACGGTGGACTAAAGCCCGGCACGAAGGAATAATGGCGGAGCTGATGGGATTCTGCGCCTACGGCGCATCCGCCGCCGCCCAACTCCAAAGCATTCCTGCCGGCGGAGAACCCTGCTAACTTCGTTAGCCCTGGGTTCTCATTTTAAATATGGTGGAGCTGATGGGATTCGAACCCACTGCCTGTACGATGCGAACGTACCGCTCTACCAACTGAGCTACAGCCCCATAAACTAAATACTAAACCCTAATGTCTAAACCCTAAACCCTAACAACTAAGTATGATAACAAAATTTCACTCCGATTTCAACCCCATTCAGCGTTTAGTTATCTCCCTGACCGCCCCGGCAAAGGCGGCAATGCTTTTCCTGAACGCCTCCGGCTGGCTGCCGAAGCCGATCCTTATCCTGCCTGCATCCCCAAAGAACCTTCCCGGCACCACATAGACCTTGTATCTTTTTGCCAGCAGGTCCGCCAGTTTGCCGGCATCCCTGAAACCGGTAACTTTGGGGAACCAGATGCAGCCCTGTTCCGGGATGTCCCCCGAGACCAAACCTTCTTTTATCAGCGGCCCGGCGGCCTTGACCAGCTCCTTGCGGTTGCGGGCCGCGATGTCCAGCGACCGGGACAGGTAGGCGTCGAGCTGTTCAAACACCACCGCCGACATTGCCTCCAGGTAGCGCGAGCCGTTGCCGTCGGAAAGCACGAAATACGGAGCGATATGATCGATGGTCTTTTTATCGGCCAGGATCCAACCGCATTCCAGGTGGCTCAGACCGTAGACCTTGGACAGGCTGCCGGTGGAGATGTAGGCCCGGTCTATGGTGCAGGCCGGAGCCGGTTTGCCCGGCTCGAAGTCGCGGAACACCTCATCCATCAGGATCCGGGTCTTTTTGTTCTTCCGCCGCACCGCCCGGGCTATCTCCGCCAGTTCCTTTTTGCATAGATGCGCCCCGCTGGGGTTGTGCAGGTTGGTCAGGATCACCAAACTTGTTTTCTTGTCAACCAGGGCGGCCAGCTCGCCGGGATCGACCCGGTAGTGCGGCGGCCGCCGCTCCAGCCATTT
Above is a window of bacterium DNA encoding:
- the serC gene encoding 3-phosphoserine/phosphohydroxythreonine transaminase, which codes for MAKRVFNFSAGPGMLPEAVLKKAADEMLDYQGSGMSVMEMSHRSKVYQSIIDGAEKAIRELMNIPANYKVLFLQGGASMQFAMIPLNLMKKSNKADYVNTGEWATKAIAEAKRYGDIKVIATSEPEVFNHLPALDPKEFRPDADYFHMTTNNTIFGTSWKSFPDTKGVPLVVDMSSDILSKVVDINQFALVYAGAQKNMGPSGVTVVIIRDDMIDFSKPETPTMLKYKTHVEGGSMYNTPPCYGIYIIKLVCEHLLALGGVPAMQKINEQKAALLYDAIDNSKLFKCHVQKKEDRSLMNIPFRTPSEDLDKKFLKEAAEEGLTTLSGHRKTGGMRASIYNAMPLEGVEKLVAFIKKFDQANQ
- a CDS encoding DUF1015 family protein, whose amino-acid sequence is MAVVLPFKAVRPKKEFAKDIAAPPYDVVNSEEARELAKGNDKSYLHISRPEIDLDPKTDEHADQVYDQGKINFERFKTNGWLFQEQKPCFYIYKQIMGGHQQIGLVAVASAGDYDQDVIKKHEHTRPDKEDDRTRHIGTIDANTEPVFFTYPAVPAIDSLIGDWIKKTPEYDFTSDDGVKHTLWVCDDDQIIGSLKSEFAKLKYMYVADGHHRSAAAWRLWKERKAKNPKHNGSEEYNFFLTVIFPDNQMNIMAYNRVVKDLNGNTRDEFLKKVGQKFTVTEQAPDVPGANLKFSMYLDGKWYLLTARDGSYDQKDPVKRLDASILQDNLLQPVLGIENPRTDKRIGFVGGIRGTKELVKLVDSGKYAVAFSLHPVNINQLISVADSGQVMPPKSTWFEPKLRSGLFVHQY
- a CDS encoding pyridoxal phosphate-dependent aminotransferase translates to MTDNYLAWFKAIDIALQNRRDCHLLLSSNVYEPLDLLEKHAKQNWGELRRLQSYNNDWGHPVLKQLIAKRYGIKPWEILLTNGCTNATYLSIISQVKPGDTVICETPAYQPMWQIAGLSGANIKWLERRPPHYRVDPGELAALVDKKTSLVILTNLHNPSGAHLCKKELAEIARAVRRKNKKTRILMDEVFRDFEPGKPAPACTIDRAYISTGSLSKVYGLSHLECGWILADKKTIDHIAPYFVLSDGNGSRYLEAMSAVVFEQLDAYLSRSLDIAARNRKELVKAAGPLIKEGLVSGDIPEQGCIWFPKVTGFRDAGKLADLLAKRYKVYVVPGRFFGDAGRIRIGFGSQPEAFRKSIAAFAGAVREITKR
- a CDS encoding 3-phosphoglycerate dehydrogenase, whose product is MAKKVLLATEKPFAKVAVEGISKIFAEAGYELIKLEKYTDKADLLKAAADVDAMIIRSDKADAAVIEAGKNLKVIVRAGAGYDNIDLAAASAKGICAMNTPGQNSNAVAELAVGMMVFLARNKFTEGNGSELRGKKLGIHAYGNVGRLVAGIAKGFGMTVYAFDPFVDKTKMEAEGVKVLEKIEELYSQCDYVSLHIPANDKTKKSINYDLLSKMKKGAALINTARKEVIDEEGLKKAMAEREDLKYATDIAPDCHAEIAEIFGSRYHATKKKMGAETSEANINAGLAAANQIVKFLENGDRTFQVNK